The following coding sequences lie in one Vicugna pacos chromosome 5, VicPac4, whole genome shotgun sequence genomic window:
- the PPP1R7 gene encoding protein phosphatase 1 regulatory subunit 7 isoform X8, protein MAAERGAGQQQSQEMMEVDRRVESEESGDDEGKKQSSGIAADLSEHSLKDGEERGEEDPEGTRPKGQELPVDMETINLDRDAEDVDLNHYRIGKIEGFEVLKKVKTLCLRQNLIKCIENLEELQSLRELDLYDNQIKKIENLEALTELEILDISFNLLRNIEGIDKLTRLKKLFLVNNKINKIENISTLHQLQMLELGSNRIRAIENIDTLTNLESLFLGKNKITKLQNLDALTNLTVLSMQSNRLTKIEGLQSLVNLRELYLSHNGIEVIEGLDSNNKLTMLDIASNRIKKIENVSHLTELQEFWM, encoded by the exons ATGGCGGCGGAGCGCGGCGCGGGCCAGCAACAGTCGCAGGAGATGATGGAGG TTGACAGGAGGGTGGAGTCCGAAGAGTCGGGCGATGACGAAGGGAAGAAGCAGAGCAGCGGGATCGCGGCGGACCTGAGCGAGCACAGCCTGAAGGATGGAGAGGAGCGGGGGGAAGAGGACCCGGAAGGTACCAGGCCGA aaGGACAAGAGCTGCCTGTGGACATGGAAACCATTAACCTGGACAGAGATGCAGAG GACGTTGACTTGAATCATTACCGCATTGGAAAAATTGAAGGATTTGAGGTGCTGAAGAAAGTGAAG ACTCTCTGCCTCCGTCAGAATTTAATTAAATGCATTGAGAATCTGGAGGAGCTACAGAGTCTCCGAGAGCTGGATCTTTACGACAACCAAATCAAGAAGATTGAGAACCTGGAGGCGCTGACAGAGCTGGA GATTCTAGATATTTCTTTTAATCTGCTGAGAAACATTGAAGGAATTGATAAGTTGACACGACTGAAAAAGCTCTTCTTGGTcaacaataaaatcaataaaattgagaaCATAAGCACCTTACACCAACTGCAGATGCTGGAGCTGGGGTCCAACCGCATCCGG GCAATTGAAAATATTGACACATTAACCAATCTGGAGAGTTTGTTTTTGGGGAAAAACAAGATCACTAAACTTCAGAACCTGGATGCTCTCACCAACCTGACAGTCCTCAGCATGCAG agCAACCGACTGACCAAGATCGAGGGtctgcagagtctggtgaacctGCGGGAGCTCTACCTCAGCCACAACGGCATCGAGGTCATCGAGGGCCTGGACAGCAAC aaCAAACTCACAATGTTGGACATTGCATCGAATAGAATCAAAAAGATTGAAAACGTCAGCCACCTCACAGAGCTGCAGGAGTTCTGG ATGTGA